One genomic region from Cygnus olor isolate bCygOlo1 chromosome 29, bCygOlo1.pri.v2, whole genome shotgun sequence encodes:
- the LOC121061185 gene encoding uncharacterized protein LOC121061185 isoform X29 has protein sequence MVDRAMAVEGPSVEEEEAALALEAAVAGEGPCRAKVEAQVMVDRAMAVEGPSVEEEEEALALEAAVAGEVRFLEVLEAQVMVDQAMAVEGPSVEEEEEALALEAAVAGEAPFLEALEAQVMVDRAMAVEGPSVEEEEAALALEAAVAGEGPCRAKVEAQVMVDRAMAVEGPSVEEEEEEALALEAAVAGEVRFLEVLEAQVMVDRAMAVEGPSVEEEEEEALALEAAVAGEVPFLEALEAQVMVDRAMAVEGPSVEEEEALALEGAVAGEVPFLEALEAQVMVDRAMAVEGPSVEKEEALALEAAVAGEAPFLEALEAQGMVDRAMAVEGPSVEEEEEALALEAAVAGEVRFLEVLEAQVMVDQAMAVEGPSVEEEEEALALEAAVAGEVRFLEVLEAQVMVDQAMAVEGPSVEEEEEEALALEAAVAGEAPFLEALEAQGMVDRAVAVEGPSVEEEALALEAAVAGEGPFLEALEAQVMVDQAMAVEGPSVEEEEAALALEAAVAGEVPFLEALEAQVMVDRAMAVEGPSVEEEEEALALEAAVAGEGPCRAKVEAQVMVDRAMAVEGPSVEEEEEALALEGAVAGGGPFLQALEAQVMVDRAMAVEGPSVEEEEEALALEAALSGEAPFLEALEAQVMVDRAMAVEGPSVEEEEALALEAAVAGEVPFLEALEAQGMVDRAMAVEGPSVGEEALALEAAVAGEGLCLEALEAQVMMDRAMAVEGPSVEEEALGLAQEEVMEVVGLCLEALEAQVMVDRAMAVEGPSAEEEEALALEAAVAGEGPCRAKVEAQVMVDRAMAVEGPSVEEEEEALEGAVAGEVPFLEALEAHVMVDQAMAVEGPSVEEAALALETAVAGGGPLLEALEAQVMVDQAMAVEGPSVEEEEEALALEAAVAGEGPCRAKVEAQVMVDRAMAVEGPSVEEEEKSLAVVLEEVLVGEVPCLKVVEAQPLVPVRLMLGKGLLVRDPALGVPSVLSLKGTALLLWGQGPRASLILAELGMALDVGAALGRRNTSEAFWVVADLNRLVLRMGLGMGLMEGVLAGGNACLPGDVVRDPPFFQRSLPQ, from the exons ATGGTGGATCGAGCTATGGCAGTGGAGGGTCcatctgtggaggaggaggaggcagctctggctctggaggcagcagtggcaggagaggGTCCATGTCGGGCGAAGGTGGAAGCTCAGGTCATGGTGGATCGAGCTATGGCAGTGGAGGGTCcatctgtggaggaggaggaggaggctctggctctggaggcagcagtggcaggagaggTTCGATTTCTGGAGGTTCTGGAAGCTCAGGTCATGGTGGATCAAGCTATGGCAGTGGAGGGTCcatctgtggaggaggaggaggaggctctggctctggaggcagcagtggcaggagaggCTCCATTTCTGGAG GCTCTGGAAGCTCAGGTCATGGTGGATCGAGCTATGGCAGTGGAGGGTCcatctgtggaggaggaggaggcagctctggctctggaggcagcagtggcaggagaggGTCCATGTCGGGCGAAGGTGGAAGCTCAGGTCATGGTGGATCGAGCTATGGCAGTGGAGGGTCcatctgtggaggaggaggaggaggaggctctggctctggaggcagcagtggcaggagaggTTCGATTTCTGGAGGTTCTGGAAGCTCAGGTCATGGTGGATCGAGCTATGGCAGTGGAGGGTCcatctgtggaggaggaggaggaggaggctctggctctggaggcagcagtggcaggagaggTTCCATTTCTGGAGGCTCTGGAAGCTCAGGTCATGGTGGATCGAGCTATGGCAGTGGAGGGTCcatctgtggaggaggaggaggctctggctcTGGAGGGAGCAGTGGCAGGAGAGGTTCCATTTCTGGAGGCTCTGGAAGCTCAGGTCATGGTGGATCGAGCTATGGCAGTGGAGGGTCCATCtgtggagaaggaggaggctctggctctggaggcagcagtggcaggagaggCTCCATTTCTGGAGGCTCTGGAAGCTCAGGGCATGGTGGATCGAGCTATGGCAGTGGAGGGTCcatctgtggaggaggaggaggaggctctggctctggaggcagcagtggcaggagaggTTCGATTTCTGGAGGTTCTGGAAGCTCAGGTCATGGTGGATCAAGCTATGGCAGTGGAGGGTCcatctgtggaggaggaggaggag gctctggctctggaggcagcagtggcaggagaggTTCGATTTCTGGAGGTTCTGGAAGCTCAGGTCATGGTGGATCAAGCTATGGCAGTGGAGGGTCcatctgtggaggaggaggaggaggaggctctggctctggaggcagcagtggcaggagaggCTCCATTTCTGGAGGCTCTGGAAGCTCAGGGCATGGTGGATCGAGCTGTGGCAGTGGAGGGTCcatctgtg gaggaggaggctctggctctggaggcagcagtggcaggagaggGTCCATTTCTGGAGGCTCTGGAAGCACAGGTCATGGTGGATCAAGCTATGGCAGTGGAGGGTCcatctgtggaggaggaggaggcggctctggctctggaggcagcagtggcaggagaggTTCCATTTCTGGAGGCTCTGGAAGCTCAGGTCATGGTGGATCGAGCTATGGCAGTGGAGGGTCcatctgtggaggaggaggag gaggctctggctctggaggcagcagtggcaggagaggGTCCATGTCGGGCGAAGGTGGAAGCTCAG GTCATGGTGGATCGAGCTATGGCAGTGGAGGGTCcatctgtggaggaggaggaggaggctctggctcTGGAGGGAGCAGTGGCAGGAGGGGGTCCATTTCTGCAGGCTCTGGAAGCTCAGGTCATGGTGGATCGAGCTATGGCAGTGGAGGGTCcatctgtggaggaggagg aggaggctctggctCTGGAGGCAGCACTGTCAGGAGAGGCTCCATTTCTGGAGGCTCTGGAAGCACAGGTCATGGTGGATCGAGCTATGGCAGTGGAGGGTCcatctgtggaggaggaggaggctctggctctggaggcagcagtggcaggagaggTTCCATTTCTGGAGGCTCTGGAAGCTCAGGGCATGGTGGATCGAGCTATGGCAGTGGAGGGTCCATCTGTGGGGGAGGAGGCTCTggctctggaggcagcagtggcaggagaggGTCTATGTCTGGAGGCTCTGGAAGCTCAGGTCATGATGGATCGAGCTATGGCAGTGGAGGGTCcatctgtggaggaggaggctctgggtcTGGCACAGGAGGAAGTTATGGAGGTGGTGGGTCTATGTCTGGAGGCTCTGGAAGCACAGGTCATGGTGGATCGAGCTATGGCAGTGGAGGGTCCATctgcggaggaggaggaggctctggctctggaggcagcagtggcaggagaggGTCCATGTCGGGCGAAGGTGGAAGCTCAGGTCATGGTGGATCGAGCTATGGCAGTGGAGGGTCcatctgtggaggaggaggaggaggctctggaGGGAGCAGTGGCAGGAGAGGTTCCATTTCTGGAGGCTCTGGAAGCTCAT GTCATGGTGGATCAAGCTATGGCAGTGGAGGGTCCATCTGTGGAGGAGGCGGCTCTGGCTCTGGAGACAGCTGTGGCAGGAGGGGGTCCACTTCTGGAGGCTCTGGAAGCACAGGTCATGGTGGATCAAGCTATGGCAGTGGAGGGTCcatctgtggaggaggaggaggaggctctgg ctctggaggcagcagtggcaggagaggGTCCATGTCGGGCGAAGGTGGAAGCTCAGGTCATGGTGGATCGAGCTATGGCAGTGGAGGGTCcatctgtggaggaggaggag AAGTCTCTGGCTGTGGTTCTGGAGGAAGTATTGGTAGGAGAGGTTCCATGTCTGAAGGTTGTGGAAGCTCAGCCCCTGGTTCCTGTACGTTTGATGTTGGGGAAGGGTCTCCTTGTGAGGGATCCGGCTCTGGGGGTTCCTTCAGTTCTGTCTTTGAAGGGCACAGCTCTGTTGCTTTGGGGTCAAGGTCCGCGGGCATCTCTGATTCTGGCCGAGTTGGGGATGGCTTTGGATgtgggagcagctctggggaggaGGAATACCAGTGAGGCATTTTGGGTTGTGGCGGACTTGAACCGTTTGGTCTTGAGGATGGGGCTGGGAATGGGACTGATGGAGGGTGTGCTCGCAGGGGGGAATGCTTGTCTGCCTGGGGATGTGGTCAGGGACCCACCCTTCTTCCAGAGATCCCTACCACAATAA
- the LOC121061185 gene encoding uncharacterized protein LOC121061185 isoform X20 encodes MVDRAMAVEGPSVEEEEAALALEAAVAGEGPCRAKVEAQVMVDRAMAVEGPSVEEEEEALALEAAVAGEVRFLEVLEAQVMVDQAMAVEGPSVEEEEEALALEAAVAGEAPFLEALEAQVMVDRAMAVEGPSVEEEEAALALEAAVAGEGPCRAKVEAQVMVDRAMAVEGPSVEEEEEEALALEAAVAGEVRFLEVLEAQVMVDRAMAVEGPSVEEEEEEALALEAAVAGEVPFLEALEAQVMVDRAMAVEGPSVEEEEALALEGAVAGEVPFLEALEAQVMVDRAMAVEGPSVEKEEALALEAAVAGEAPFLEALEAQGMVDRAMAVEGPSVEEEEEALALEAAVAGEVRFLEVLEAQVMVDQAMAVEGPSVEEEEEALALEAAVAGEVRFLEVLEAQVMVDQAMAVEGPSVEEEEEEALALEAAVAGEAPFLEALEAQGMVDRAVAVEGPSVEEEALALEAAVAGEGPFLEALEAQVMVDQAMAVEGPSVEEEEAALALEAAVAGEVPFLEALEAQVMVDRAMAVEGPSVEEEEEALALEAAVAGEGPCRAKVEAQVMVDRAMAVEGPSVEEEEEALALEGAVAGGGPFLQALEAQVMVDRAMAVEGPSVEEEEEALALEAALSGEAPFLEALEAQVMVDRAMAVEGPSVEEEEALALEAAVAGEVPFLEALEAQGMVDRAMAVEGPSVGEEALALEAAVAGEGLCLEALEAQVMMDRAMAVEGPSVEEEEEEALEGAVAGEVPFLEALEAHVMVDQAMAVEGPSVEEAALALETAVAGGGPLLEALEAQVMVDQAMAVEGPSVEEEEEEEALEAAVAGEGPCRAKVEAQVMVDRAMAVEGPSVEEEEAAALALEAAVAGEGLCLEALVAQVMVDQAMAVEGPSVEEEEALALEGAVAGEAPFLEALEAQVMVDRAMAVEGPSVEEEEEALALEAAVAGEAPFLEALEAQVMVDRAMAVEGPSVEEEEEALALEAAVAGEAPFLEALEAQVMVDRAMAVEGPSAEEEEAALEAAVAGEGPCWAKVEAQVMVDRAMAVEGPSVDEEKSLAVVLEEVLVGEVPCLKVVEAQPLVPVRLMLGKGLLVRDPALGVPSVLSLKGTALLLWGQGPRASLILAELGMALDVGAALGRRNTSEAFWVVADLNRLVLRMGLGMGLMEGVLAGGNACLPGDVVRDPPFFQRSLPQ; translated from the exons ATGGTGGATCGAGCTATGGCAGTGGAGGGTCcatctgtggaggaggaggaggcagctctggctctggaggcagcagtggcaggagaggGTCCATGTCGGGCGAAGGTGGAAGCTCAGGTCATGGTGGATCGAGCTATGGCAGTGGAGGGTCcatctgtggaggaggaggaggaggctctggctctggaggcagcagtggcaggagaggTTCGATTTCTGGAGGTTCTGGAAGCTCAGGTCATGGTGGATCAAGCTATGGCAGTGGAGGGTCcatctgtggaggaggaggaggaggctctggctctggaggcagcagtggcaggagaggCTCCATTTCTGGAG GCTCTGGAAGCTCAGGTCATGGTGGATCGAGCTATGGCAGTGGAGGGTCcatctgtggaggaggaggaggcagctctggctctggaggcagcagtggcaggagaggGTCCATGTCGGGCGAAGGTGGAAGCTCAGGTCATGGTGGATCGAGCTATGGCAGTGGAGGGTCcatctgtggaggaggaggaggaggaggctctggctctggaggcagcagtggcaggagaggTTCGATTTCTGGAGGTTCTGGAAGCTCAGGTCATGGTGGATCGAGCTATGGCAGTGGAGGGTCcatctgtggaggaggaggaggaggaggctctggctctggaggcagcagtggcaggagaggTTCCATTTCTGGAGGCTCTGGAAGCTCAGGTCATGGTGGATCGAGCTATGGCAGTGGAGGGTCcatctgtggaggaggaggaggctctggctcTGGAGGGAGCAGTGGCAGGAGAGGTTCCATTTCTGGAGGCTCTGGAAGCTCAGGTCATGGTGGATCGAGCTATGGCAGTGGAGGGTCCATCtgtggagaaggaggaggctctggctctggaggcagcagtggcaggagaggCTCCATTTCTGGAGGCTCTGGAAGCTCAGGGCATGGTGGATCGAGCTATGGCAGTGGAGGGTCcatctgtggaggaggaggaggaggctctggctctggaggcagcagtggcaggagaggTTCGATTTCTGGAGGTTCTGGAAGCTCAGGTCATGGTGGATCAAGCTATGGCAGTGGAGGGTCcatctgtggaggaggaggaggag gctctggctctggaggcagcagtggcaggagaggTTCGATTTCTGGAGGTTCTGGAAGCTCAGGTCATGGTGGATCAAGCTATGGCAGTGGAGGGTCcatctgtggaggaggaggaggaggaggctctggctctggaggcagcagtggcaggagaggCTCCATTTCTGGAGGCTCTGGAAGCTCAGGGCATGGTGGATCGAGCTGTGGCAGTGGAGGGTCcatctgtg gaggaggaggctctggctctggaggcagcagtggcaggagaggGTCCATTTCTGGAGGCTCTGGAAGCACAGGTCATGGTGGATCAAGCTATGGCAGTGGAGGGTCcatctgtggaggaggaggaggcggctctggctctggaggcagcagtggcaggagaggTTCCATTTCTGGAGGCTCTGGAAGCTCAGGTCATGGTGGATCGAGCTATGGCAGTGGAGGGTCcatctgtggaggaggaggag gaggctctggctctggaggcagcagtggcaggagaggGTCCATGTCGGGCGAAGGTGGAAGCTCAG GTCATGGTGGATCGAGCTATGGCAGTGGAGGGTCcatctgtggaggaggaggaggaggctctggctcTGGAGGGAGCAGTGGCAGGAGGGGGTCCATTTCTGCAGGCTCTGGAAGCTCAGGTCATGGTGGATCGAGCTATGGCAGTGGAGGGTCcatctgtggaggaggagg aggaggctctggctCTGGAGGCAGCACTGTCAGGAGAGGCTCCATTTCTGGAGGCTCTGGAAGCACAGGTCATGGTGGATCGAGCTATGGCAGTGGAGGGTCcatctgtggaggaggaggaggctctggctctggaggcagcagtggcaggagaggTTCCATTTCTGGAGGCTCTGGAAGCTCAGGGCATGGTGGATCGAGCTATGGCAGTGGAGGGTCCATCTGTGGGGGAGGAGGCTCTggctctggaggcagcagtggcaggagaggGTCTATGTCTGGAGGCTCTGGAAGCTCAGGTCATGATGGATCGAGCTATGGCAGTGGAGGGTCcatctgtggaggaggag gaggaggaggctctggaGGGAGCAGTGGCAGGAGAGGTTCCATTTCTGGAGGCTCTGGAAGCTCAT GTCATGGTGGATCAAGCTATGGCAGTGGAGGGTCCATCTGTGGAGGAGGCGGCTCTGGCTCTGGAGACAGCTGTGGCAGGAGGGGGTCCACTTCTGGAGGCTCTGGAAGCACAGGTCATGGTGGATCAAGCTATGGCAGTGGAGGGTCcatctgtggaggaggaggaggag gaggaggctctggaggcagcagtggcaggagaggGTCCATGTCGGGCGAAGGTGGAAGCTCAGGTCATGGTGGATCGAGCTATGGCAGTGGAGGGTCcatctgtggaggaggaggaggcggcggctctggctctggaggcagcagtggcaggagaggGTCTATGTCTGGAG GCTCTGGTAGCTCAGGTCATGGTGGATCAAGCTATGGCAGTGGAGGGTCcatctgtggaggaggaggaggctctggctcTGGAGGGAGCAGTGGCAGGAGAGGCTCCATTTCTGGAGGCTCTGGAAGCTCAGGTCATGGTGGATCGAGCTATGGCAGTGGAGGGTCcatctgtggaggaggag gaggaggctctggctctggaggcagcagtggcaggagag GCTCCATTTCTGGAGGCTCTGGAAGCTCAGGTCATGGTGGATCGAGCTATGGCAGTGGAGGGTCcatctgtggaggaggaggaggag gctctggctctggaggcagcagtggcaggagaggCTCCATTTCTGGAGGCTCTGGAAGCTCAGGTCATGGTGGATCGAGCTATGGCAGTGGAGGGTCCATctgcggaggaggaggaggcagctctggaggcagcagtggcaggagaggGTCCATGTTGGGCGAAGGTGGAAGCTCAGGTCATGGTGGATCGAGCTATGGCAGTGGAGGGTCCATCTGTGGACGAGGAGAAGTCTCTGGCTGTGGTTCTGGAGGAAGTATTGGTAGGAGAGGTTCCATGTCTGAAGGTTGTGGAAGCTCAGCCCCTGGTTCCTGTACGTTTGATGTTGGGGAAGGGTCTCCTTGTGAGGGATCCGGCTCTGGGGGTTCCTTCAGTTCTGTCTTTGAAGGGCACAGCTCTGTTGCTTTGGGGTCAAGGTCCGCGGGCATCTCTGATTCTGGCCGAGTTGGGGATGGCTTTGGATgtgggagcagctctggggaggaGGAATACCAGTGAGGCATTTTGGGTTGTGGCGGACTTGAACCGTTTGGTCTTGAGGATGGGGCTGGGAATGGGACTGATGGAGGGTGTGCTCGCAGGGGGGAATGCTTGTCTGCCTGGGGATGTGGTCAGGGACCCACCCTTCTTCCAGAGATCCCTACCACAATAA
- the LOC121061185 gene encoding uncharacterized protein LOC121061185 isoform X22, with the protein MVDRAMAVEGPSVEEEEAALALEAAVAGEGPCRAKVEAQVMVDRAMAVEGPSVEEEEEALALEAAVAGEVRFLEVLEAQVMVDQAMAVEGPSVEEEEEALALEAAVAGEAPFLEALEAQVMVDRAMAVEGPSVEEEEAALALEAAVAGEGPCRAKVEAQVMVDRAMAVEGPSVEEEEEEALALEAAVAGEVRFLEVLEAQVMVDRAMAVEGPSVEEEEEEALALEAAVAGEVPFLEALEAQVMVDRAMAVEGPSVEEEEALALEGAVAGEVPFLEALEAQVMVDRAMAVEGPSVEKEEALALEAAVAGEAPFLEALEAQGMVDRAMAVEGPSVEEEEEALALEAAVAGEVRFLEVLEAQVMVDQAMAVEGPSVEEEEEALALEAAVAGEVRFLEVLEAQVMVDQAMAVEGPSVEEEEEEALALEAAVAGEAPFLEALEAQGMVDRAVAVEGPSVEEEALALEAAVAGEGPFLEALEAQVMVDQAMAVEGPSVEEEEAALALEAAVAGEVPFLEALEAQVMVDRAMAVEGPSVEEEEEALALEAAVAGEGPCRAKVEAQVMVDRAMAVEGPSVEEEEEALALEGAVAGGGPFLQALEAQVMVDRAMAVEGPSVEEEEEALALEAALSGEAPFLEALEAQVMVDRAMAVEGPSVEEEEALALEAAVAGEVPFLEALEAQGMVDRAMAVEGPSVGEEALALEAAVAGEGLCLEALEAQVMMDRAMAVEGPSVEEEALGLAQEEVMEVVGLCLEALEAQVMVDRAMAVEGPSAEEEEALALEAAVAGEGPCRAKVEAQVMVDRAMAVEGPSVEEEEEALEGAVAGEVPFLEALEAHVMVDQAMAVEGPSVEEAALALETAVAGGGPLLEALEAQVMVDQAMAVEGPSVEEEEEEEALEAAVAGEGPFLEALEAQVMVDRAMAVEGPSVEEEEEALALEAAVAGEAPFLEALEAQVMVDRAMAVEGPSVEEEEEALALEAAVAGEAPFLEALEAQVMVDRAMAVEGPSAEEEEAALEAAVAGEGPCWAKVEAQVMVDRAMAVEGPSVDEEKSLAVVLEEVLVGEVPCLKVVEAQPLVPVRLMLGKGLLVRDPALGVPSVLSLKGTALLLWGQGPRASLILAELGMALDVGAALGRRNTSEAFWVVADLNRLVLRMGLGMGLMEGVLAGGNACLPGDVVRDPPFFQRSLPQ; encoded by the exons ATGGTGGATCGAGCTATGGCAGTGGAGGGTCcatctgtggaggaggaggaggcagctctggctctggaggcagcagtggcaggagaggGTCCATGTCGGGCGAAGGTGGAAGCTCAGGTCATGGTGGATCGAGCTATGGCAGTGGAGGGTCcatctgtggaggaggaggaggaggctctggctctggaggcagcagtggcaggagaggTTCGATTTCTGGAGGTTCTGGAAGCTCAGGTCATGGTGGATCAAGCTATGGCAGTGGAGGGTCcatctgtggaggaggaggaggaggctctggctctggaggcagcagtggcaggagaggCTCCATTTCTGGAG GCTCTGGAAGCTCAGGTCATGGTGGATCGAGCTATGGCAGTGGAGGGTCcatctgtggaggaggaggaggcagctctggctctggaggcagcagtggcaggagaggGTCCATGTCGGGCGAAGGTGGAAGCTCAGGTCATGGTGGATCGAGCTATGGCAGTGGAGGGTCcatctgtggaggaggaggaggaggaggctctggctctggaggcagcagtggcaggagaggTTCGATTTCTGGAGGTTCTGGAAGCTCAGGTCATGGTGGATCGAGCTATGGCAGTGGAGGGTCcatctgtggaggaggaggaggaggaggctctggctctggaggcagcagtggcaggagaggTTCCATTTCTGGAGGCTCTGGAAGCTCAGGTCATGGTGGATCGAGCTATGGCAGTGGAGGGTCcatctgtggaggaggaggaggctctggctcTGGAGGGAGCAGTGGCAGGAGAGGTTCCATTTCTGGAGGCTCTGGAAGCTCAGGTCATGGTGGATCGAGCTATGGCAGTGGAGGGTCCATCtgtggagaaggaggaggctctggctctggaggcagcagtggcaggagaggCTCCATTTCTGGAGGCTCTGGAAGCTCAGGGCATGGTGGATCGAGCTATGGCAGTGGAGGGTCcatctgtggaggaggaggaggaggctctggctctggaggcagcagtggcaggagaggTTCGATTTCTGGAGGTTCTGGAAGCTCAGGTCATGGTGGATCAAGCTATGGCAGTGGAGGGTCcatctgtggaggaggaggaggag gctctggctctggaggcagcagtggcaggagaggTTCGATTTCTGGAGGTTCTGGAAGCTCAGGTCATGGTGGATCAAGCTATGGCAGTGGAGGGTCcatctgtggaggaggaggaggaggaggctctggctctggaggcagcagtggcaggagaggCTCCATTTCTGGAGGCTCTGGAAGCTCAGGGCATGGTGGATCGAGCTGTGGCAGTGGAGGGTCcatctgtg gaggaggaggctctggctctggaggcagcagtggcaggagaggGTCCATTTCTGGAGGCTCTGGAAGCACAGGTCATGGTGGATCAAGCTATGGCAGTGGAGGGTCcatctgtggaggaggaggaggcggctctggctctggaggcagcagtggcaggagaggTTCCATTTCTGGAGGCTCTGGAAGCTCAGGTCATGGTGGATCGAGCTATGGCAGTGGAGGGTCcatctgtggaggaggaggag gaggctctggctctggaggcagcagtggcaggagaggGTCCATGTCGGGCGAAGGTGGAAGCTCAG GTCATGGTGGATCGAGCTATGGCAGTGGAGGGTCcatctgtggaggaggaggaggaggctctggctcTGGAGGGAGCAGTGGCAGGAGGGGGTCCATTTCTGCAGGCTCTGGAAGCTCAGGTCATGGTGGATCGAGCTATGGCAGTGGAGGGTCcatctgtggaggaggagg aggaggctctggctCTGGAGGCAGCACTGTCAGGAGAGGCTCCATTTCTGGAGGCTCTGGAAGCACAGGTCATGGTGGATCGAGCTATGGCAGTGGAGGGTCcatctgtggaggaggaggaggctctggctctggaggcagcagtggcaggagaggTTCCATTTCTGGAGGCTCTGGAAGCTCAGGGCATGGTGGATCGAGCTATGGCAGTGGAGGGTCCATCTGTGGGGGAGGAGGCTCTggctctggaggcagcagtggcaggagaggGTCTATGTCTGGAGGCTCTGGAAGCTCAGGTCATGATGGATCGAGCTATGGCAGTGGAGGGTCcatctgtggaggaggaggctctgggtcTGGCACAGGAGGAAGTTATGGAGGTGGTGGGTCTATGTCTGGAGGCTCTGGAAGCACAGGTCATGGTGGATCGAGCTATGGCAGTGGAGGGTCCATctgcggaggaggaggaggctctggctctggaggcagcagtggcaggagaggGTCCATGTCGGGCGAAGGTGGAAGCTCAGGTCATGGTGGATCGAGCTATGGCAGTGGAGGGTCcatctgtggaggaggaggaggaggctctggaGGGAGCAGTGGCAGGAGAGGTTCCATTTCTGGAGGCTCTGGAAGCTCAT GTCATGGTGGATCAAGCTATGGCAGTGGAGGGTCCATCTGTGGAGGAGGCGGCTCTGGCTCTGGAGACAGCTGTGGCAGGAGGGGGTCCACTTCTGGAGGCTCTGGAAGCACAGGTCATGGTGGATCAAGCTATGGCAGTGGAGGGTCcatctgtggaggaggaggaggag gaggaggctctggaggcagcagtggcaggagaggGTCCAT TTCTGGAGGCTCTGGAAGCTCAGGTCATGGTGGATCGAGCTATGGCAGTGGAGGGTCcatctgtggaggaggag gaggaggctctggctctggaggcagcagtggcaggagag GCTCCATTTCTGGAGGCTCTGGAAGCTCAGGTCATGGTGGATCGAGCTATGGCAGTGGAGGGTCcatctgtggaggaggaggaggag gctctggctctggaggcagcagtggcaggagaggCTCCATTTCTGGAGGCTCTGGAAGCTCAGGTCATGGTGGATCGAGCTATGGCAGTGGAGGGTCCATctgcggaggaggaggaggcagctctggaggcagcagtggcaggagaggGTCCATGTTGGGCGAAGGTGGAAGCTCAGGTCATGGTGGATCGAGCTATGGCAGTGGAGGGTCCATCTGTGGACGAGGAGAAGTCTCTGGCTGTGGTTCTGGAGGAAGTATTGGTAGGAGAGGTTCCATGTCTGAAGGTTGTGGAAGCTCAGCCCCTGGTTCCTGTACGTTTGATGTTGGGGAAGGGTCTCCTTGTGAGGGATCCGGCTCTGGGGGTTCCTTCAGTTCTGTCTTTGAAGGGCACAGCTCTGTTGCTTTGGGGTCAAGGTCCGCGGGCATCTCTGATTCTGGCCGAGTTGGGGATGGCTTTGGATgtgggagcagctctggggaggaGGAATACCAGTGAGGCATTTTGGGTTGTGGCGGACTTGAACCGTTTGGTCTTGAGGATGGGGCTGGGAATGGGACTGATGGAGGGTGTGCTCGCAGGGGGGAATGCTTGTCTGCCTGGGGATGTGGTCAGGGACCCACCCTTCTTCCAGAGATCCCTACCACAATAA